From a single Lactococcus carnosus genomic region:
- a CDS encoding teichoic acid D-Ala incorporation-associated protein DltX, protein MIKFILQTILYFFIFLALLYFFSYTGAGQGNFIYNEF, encoded by the coding sequence ATCATCAAATTTATTTTACAGACTATCCTCTACTTCTTTATTTTTTTAGCTCTCCTCTACTTCTTCAGTTACACTGGAGCTGGACAAGGTAATTTTATCTATAATGAATTTTAA